The sequence below is a genomic window from Desulfobacterales bacterium.
CGTTTCGCATCATCTCAGTGTTTTTCCAGAGTCGCTCAATTCGTTCCGGCTCACGGCGGATGATTTTCAGGGCCGCCCGGGTCGAGGCCACCGAGGCCGGCGGCATGCTGGCACTGAACATGAAGGAGCGGGAATGATGCTTGAGAAATTCAATCGACTGCCGGTCAGCCGCCACAAAGCCGCCGATGGAGGCGAGCGATTTGCTGAACGTACCCATAATGAAATCCACTTGATCGGTAAGGCCGAAGTGACTGGCAGTGCCGCTGCCGTCTTTTCCCAGAACTCCGATTGAGTGGGCGTCATCTATCATCACTACGGCATTGCACCGCTGGGCAAGCTCAACCAGTTCCGGGAGTTTGACAATATCGCCCTCCATGCTGAAAACACCGTCGCTAACAATGAATTTTCCACGGTCCGCGGGAAGACCATCCAGTATTTTTTCAAGTTTTTCCATATTATTATGGCCATACCTGCTGATGCGGGCCATGGATATCCTGGCGCCGTCGATAATGCTGGCATGGTTGTGGAAATCCATAATAATATGTTCTTCTCTGGTCAGGACAGCGGCGATGAC
It includes:
- a CDS encoding aminotransferase class I/II-fold pyridoxal phosphate-dependent enzyme, whose protein sequence is MLGSNSYLGLTNHPVVKEAALKAIKKYGVGCTGSRLLNGTFDIHEKLEAELADWTGKEAALLYSTGFQVNQGVIAAVLTREEHIIMDFHNHASIIDGARISMARISRYGHNNMEKLEKILDGLPADRGKFIVSDGVFSMEGDIVKLPELVELAQRCNAVVMIDDAHSIGVLGKDGSGTASHFGLTDQVDFIMGTFSKSLASIGGFVAADRQSIEFLKHHSRSFMFSASMPPASVASTRAALKIIRREPERIERLWKNTEMMRNGLNSLGFNTGHSETPIIPVHVGKYMVLLSMCNQLDEQGIFVNPILPPAVPPNNCLMRLSVMATHTEAQLSFALETIEKVGKKLGVI